TGAAAAATTACTTTTATCTCATCCTCCAGCCACTGGTGGAATAAAAACAATCCGATCTCCGGAGTTTAAAGGTGTGTCCCAAGCTTTGAATTCATCATTGACCGCTACTTTTAATAAACCCGTGGAAAGTCGAAAGTGATATTTATTTTTTAATTTTGAAATCCTTTCAATATCTGCCCGCCGAGTTTTCTGGAATATAAAAGTGCAGCCGGTTAACCCAAAACTTAAAATACTCACTATAACTATTGGGGATAATCGCTTGACTAATTTCAACATCCTTGCCC
Above is a genomic segment from Bacteroidota bacterium containing:
- a CDS encoding MoaD/ThiS family protein, with amino-acid sequence MLKLVKRLSPIVIVSILSFGLTGCTFIFQKTRRADIERISKLKNKYHFRLSTGLLKVAVNDEFKAWDTPLNSGDRIVFIPPVAGG